The genomic interval CTAAACAATACGGAGGAACTTTCAATTTTAAAAGTAAATGAAGGACCTTTCTTACTTATCTTAGTACCTACAGAAGATGAAACATTTGCACATTTTACAATTGATAATGAACAAGAATTTAGCATTGGTTTTACTAGTCCAGAATTATCTGAATTTCATCAACACTTAATGGAAAATCAAGTTAAGGTCGAGGATATAAAAGAAGATAATGGTCACGCCTTTTTCCACTTTTATGACCCAAATGGTAATAAGCTTCAAGTACACTGGTAAGATTATAGGGTGCATAAACGGAATAAGAACGGGAACGTCCATATCAGACGTTCCCATCTTTTTTGCATATAAAAACAACAATACTATTTAACAAAGCCTTTTTTTAAAAGGAAAGTAATTCAAATAGGAGATGAAAATTTTTATTAAAAGATAATATATTACGCATGATAAGCAGATACTACAATAAAAAAAGGAATTACTATGCAAAATAGATTACGTTATATTTCCATTGTTTATTTAGTTCTATTATCTGTTGGTCTTTTCGCTCATGTTGAAATAATTCCAGGAATTTTAACAATAGTTAAAAGAGACGCGTGGATTAGTGTCCTACTAGCATTCATTGTTCTGCCACTTTGGGTATTGTTGCTTTATAAAATTATTACTATTGTACATACAGACTCGTTCATTAAAGTGGTAAAACGGTATAGTAGCTCAGCTCACTACTATTATTTTCTATTGCCATTAGGAATATATATGTATGGCAGTGCTTTTATAACAGCTAAAGATATTGTTTTTTGGTCCCAATTAACATATATGAAGGACTATAATATTTTCTTGCTTGCATCCATCTTACTTATCTTATGTTTGATTTGTAGTAATTTAGGATTGTTCTCCATGGGTATCGTAAGCACAATCCTTTGTCCGATTGTCCTTTTTTTAGGTTTTTTTATTTCGTTTGCGAATAATAACAAGAAAAACTATGAACTATTGTTACCTATTTTAGAAAAGGGGATTATGCCTGTTTCAAAGGGGCTTATTTATACTTCGTTGCCAATTATTGAACTGTTTGTTGTTATTTTTCTTACTTCTGTATTAAAAAGTTATAGTGGGCTTAATGCTAGGTCCCACATTAGGAGCTATTGTCGAATTCGGGCCGGAGCTAGCTTCTCAATATCGCTACCCAGCATATGAACAATGGCGATTAATATCTATTGGAAAATATATCTCTCACACTGATTTCTTTGCGATATATCAATGGTTAGCTGGTGGCGTCATTCGGATCAGTTTATTTGTTCTATTAACTAGCCTTATTTTTACGAAGGATGAGAAGAATGGCAAGCTGTTAATTTTCCTATATGGAATATTATTGATTGCTTTGCTTATTCCTATTGATCAAACGATATTCTCAGAGGTTGTTTTCCGCTATTTTCGGCCAATTTCCTTTGGGTTATTAATCATTCAGATAACTTCATTATCACTCTTTATAGGGAAGAAAATTAAATCGGAACGGAGTTGAGATGGTGGATTATCCTCTCTTTACATCAGTAGCGCTAAAACAACTATTTAATCATTCCTCTGATATTGTAGTGAAAGAGGATAAGGAAGATTTGCAAATTATCATGGTCTATTGTGTACCATTGACGGATACCAGCATGATTAAAACCATAAATATACCAGAAGTGGGGAGAACAGAGCAGAATATTTATCAATATGTTCAGATGGAAAGCTTTCCTAAAAAGGAATTTAATCGAGAAAGAATTCAAGAAGAAGTTTTTTCAGGAAAGCTTCTCGCTATTCCTCCAGGTGACAAAGTTTATCTTTATGATATAAAGAAATTTCCAAGTAGACAGCCTGACGAATCTGTGGTTGAGGTATCAGCGGTAGGACCCAAAGATGGATTTGTAGAAGATATAAATACGAATATAGGGTTAATTCGTAAAAGACTTCGTACCTCCTCCTTCGTTGTAAAGGAATATACAATTGGAAAAAGAACGAATACGAAAGTAGGACTCCTTTATATAGAGGATATTATTAACAATGAAATCCTTATGGATATCAAGACAAGACTATCTAAAGTAGACATAGATGTTCTAACAAGCTCGACTATACTAACGGAATATTTGGAACCACGCAAATTTTCATTAATCCCTACCATCCATTATTCCGGTCGAGCAGATTTTATTGTACAAGCTTTAAATCAAGGAAGATTTGCGATAGTAGTGGATGGTTCACCTACAGCATTAATTGCACCCGTTGATTTATCTCTATTATTTAAATCAGCTGAGGACGAAAATACAAGTTTTTATTATGCATCCTTACAAAGAACGTTACGCATAATCGGGATATTCACTACCATTTTACTTCCAGGCTTTTATACAGCCATTATTACCCATCATGTAGGGCAATTACCATTGCCGATTCTTGCAACGATATCGGTGTCTCGATTAGGATTACCTTTTTCCCCGTTAATTGAATCACTATTAATGGTGATTATGTTTGAATTATTTTTCGAAGCAGGGTCCCGGTTACCAAAAGGAATTGGACAAACAGTTTCTGTCCTTGGCGGCTTGATTATCGGTGATGCAGCAATTAGAGGGGGGATAACTTCTCCATCCATGCTTGTCGTTATAGGAATTACGGCATTAACTAGCTTTACTTTAGTAAATCGCTCATTGGCAGGAAATTTATTTTATTTTCGAGTTTTTGTCTTATTAATTAGTTATTTTTTTGGTGTTTACGGTTTCTTCTTAAGCTTTATTTTCATTATCGTATATATAGCAAGGCTAGAATCATTTGGTGTTCCGATGTTCTCGAATATTACCACACCATACGGAAAGGATATTCTATTTACATTTTTACGAATACCCAATAATCTTCTAAAGAAAAGAAATGCTGGTTTGTCCATTAAAGATGGGAAAAGAAAAGGTGACTAAATGAAAAAACTAGTTGTTTGTTTTGTTTCTCTCTTCTTCCTAACAGCATGTACAGATATAAGAGAAATTCAATATCAAGCATATGCTGTTGGTTTAGGAATTGATTTTAAGGACAATAACTACATCGTAACAATCCAGTTTTTGGATTTTTTAAATGTTGCCAAATCAGAACAGGGAAAGGGTGATCAGCCTAGTAAGGTGTGGTTGGGAAATGGCACAGGCAAATCAATTGAGGATGCTATTGACCAAATAAATAAAGGAATTCAATTACCTTTAAATTTCGATCAAGTGAAAGTAATTGTATTTGGAGAATCTTTGTTGAAAAGCAAATTAAAACCTACCTTATATGCATTAGATTCTAGCTATAATATTAGATTGACAGGAAATGTGTATGGAACAGCTCAACCTCTTTCGAACGTTTTCACAGCAAAGATTCCATTTTATTATCCTTTTAATGAGTCACAAATAAGTTATCCAAATGCCATGCAACAGCAAAGCTCGACTGTTCCACCTTTAACATTACAGAAATTCATGTATCAATTTAATGAAAAGGTTAGTACCATTCTACTACCAGCTTTATCTGTAAATAAAGAAATAATAAAAGAAGACAAAGAAGATTATACGGTTCCAATTATTGAAGGAGCTCATCTTATTAAAGATAAAGAATGGAAGGGCTTTTTAAACGCAAAGGACCTGACTGGATTTATCCGAGTGAACAATGAAACAGTACGGACGAAGTTAAATCTTGAATATGGCAATAATCAAATGGAAATCGAACTGTCTAAACCGAAAATGAAACAAGTGGTTTATAAGGATAAAAAGAAACCATCTATTGGGTTAAAAATTAATTTGGATGCAACTATTTTGAGCTCGAATAATAGGGCAGACTCTAATGAAATGAAAAAGCAAATGAAAAAACAACTTATTGAGGAGATTTATAGCTCTTATGAAAAAAGCAAGGAGATTGGCGGGGATATTTATCAATTTGAGAATTACCTTTATCGATACCACTGGGACGTATGGAAATCCTATAAAG from Niallia sp. FSL W8-0635 carries:
- a CDS encoding GerAB/ArcD/ProY family transporter, with the protein product MLGPTLGAIVEFGPELASQYRYPAYEQWRLISIGKYISHTDFFAIYQWLAGGVIRISLFVLLTSLIFTKDEKNGKLLIFLYGILLIALLIPIDQTIFSEVVFRYFRPISFGLLIIQITSLSLFIGKKIKSERS
- a CDS encoding VOC family protein, whose product is MSKSFIEQVHYIRIPVKDLELSAKWYRDVLGLQLLNNTEELSILKVNEGPFLLILVPTEDETFAHFTIDNEQEFSIGFTSPELSEFHQHLMENQVKVEDIKEDNGHAFFHFYDPNGNKLQVHW
- a CDS encoding Ger(x)C family spore germination protein; translated protein: MKKLVVCFVSLFFLTACTDIREIQYQAYAVGLGIDFKDNNYIVTIQFLDFLNVAKSEQGKGDQPSKVWLGNGTGKSIEDAIDQINKGIQLPLNFDQVKVIVFGESLLKSKLKPTLYALDSSYNIRLTGNVYGTAQPLSNVFTAKIPFYYPFNESQISYPNAMQQQSSTVPPLTLQKFMYQFNEKVSTILLPALSVNKEIIKEDKEDYTVPIIEGAHLIKDKEWKGFLNAKDLTGFIRVNNETVRTKLNLEYGNNQMEIELSKPKMKQVVYKDKKKPSIGLKINLDATILSSNNRADSNEMKKQMKKQLIEEIYSSYEKSKEIGGDIYQFENYLYRYHWDVWKSYKEGQFPPLSIDAIHINVRNFKSVPKFNSKYQS
- a CDS encoding GerAB/ArcD/ProY family transporter, with the protein product MQNRLRYISIVYLVLLSVGLFAHVEIIPGILTIVKRDAWISVLLAFIVLPLWVLLLYKIITIVHTDSFIKVVKRYSSSAHYYYFLLPLGIYMYGSAFITAKDIVFWSQLTYMKDYNIFLLASILLILCLICSNLGLFSMGIVSTILCPIVLFLGFFISFANNNKKNYELLLPILEKGIMPVSKGLIYTSLPIIELFVVIFLTSVLKSYSGLNARSHIRSYCRIRAGASFSISLPSI
- a CDS encoding spore germination protein, with translation MDYPLFTSVALKQLFNHSSDIVVKEDKEDLQIIMVYCVPLTDTSMIKTINIPEVGRTEQNIYQYVQMESFPKKEFNRERIQEEVFSGKLLAIPPGDKVYLYDIKKFPSRQPDESVVEVSAVGPKDGFVEDINTNIGLIRKRLRTSSFVVKEYTIGKRTNTKVGLLYIEDIINNEILMDIKTRLSKVDIDVLTSSTILTEYLEPRKFSLIPTIHYSGRADFIVQALNQGRFAIVVDGSPTALIAPVDLSLLFKSAEDENTSFYYASLQRTLRIIGIFTTILLPGFYTAIITHHVGQLPLPILATISVSRLGLPFSPLIESLLMVIMFELFFEAGSRLPKGIGQTVSVLGGLIIGDAAIRGGITSPSMLVVIGITALTSFTLVNRSLAGNLFYFRVFVLLISYFFGVYGFFLSFIFIIVYIARLESFGVPMFSNITTPYGKDILFTFLRIPNNLLKKRNAGLSIKDGKRKGD